Proteins from a single region of Hymenobacter aquaticus:
- a CDS encoding proline dehydrogenase family protein: MPVTQSPPISFTDTAVAFASKSDLELRKMYALFAAMNNNTLVKAGGGLMKTALKWHLPVKFLIKKTIFEQFCGGETIQECLPVIEELGRYNIGTILDYSVEGEGNDRSFDHTRDEILATIELAHRSTHIPFSVFKVTGVADSGLLEKVQSGQALSTAEQASYDRAKARVDAICARAHQYGVRVFVDAEESWFQNTIDELTYEMMAKYNRESAIVWNTYQLYRHDRLEAIQQAYAAAVQGKYYLGGKLVRGAYMEKEGRVASQRGYQNPINPTKNATDQLYDDALRYCVAHADRISICAGTHNEASSLLLTELMHEAGLRPGDPRIWFAQLYGMSDNLTYNLANAGYNTAKYVPYGPVEAVMPYLLRRADENTAIAGQSSREFLLIQKEITRRKAQK, encoded by the coding sequence ATGCCCGTAACCCAATCTCCGCCCATTTCCTTTACCGACACGGCCGTTGCCTTCGCCTCCAAATCCGATTTGGAGCTGCGCAAAATGTACGCCCTGTTTGCCGCCATGAACAACAACACCCTGGTGAAAGCCGGGGGCGGGTTGATGAAAACCGCGTTGAAGTGGCACCTGCCGGTGAAATTTCTGATCAAGAAAACCATCTTCGAACAGTTTTGCGGCGGCGAGACTATTCAGGAATGCCTGCCGGTAATCGAAGAGCTGGGCCGCTACAACATCGGTACCATCCTCGATTACTCCGTGGAGGGCGAAGGCAACGACCGCAGCTTCGACCACACCCGCGACGAGATTCTGGCTACCATCGAGCTGGCGCACCGCTCCACCCACATTCCGTTCTCGGTGTTCAAGGTGACGGGCGTGGCCGACAGTGGCTTGCTGGAAAAAGTACAAAGCGGCCAGGCGCTGTCGACGGCCGAGCAGGCCAGCTACGACCGCGCCAAAGCCCGCGTCGACGCCATCTGCGCCCGGGCCCACCAGTACGGAGTGCGCGTATTCGTCGATGCCGAGGAAAGCTGGTTTCAGAACACTATCGACGAGCTGACCTACGAAATGATGGCCAAGTACAACCGCGAGTCGGCCATCGTCTGGAATACGTACCAGTTGTATCGTCACGACCGGCTCGAAGCCATTCAGCAGGCCTACGCGGCGGCGGTGCAGGGCAAATACTACCTGGGCGGCAAGCTGGTGCGCGGCGCCTATATGGAGAAGGAAGGCCGCGTGGCCAGCCAGCGGGGCTACCAAAACCCCATCAACCCCACCAAAAACGCCACCGACCAGCTCTACGACGACGCCCTGCGCTACTGCGTGGCCCACGCCGACCGGATCAGCATTTGCGCCGGCACCCACAACGAAGCCAGCTCCCTGCTGCTGACGGAGCTGATGCACGAGGCCGGCCTGCGCCCTGGCGACCCGCGCATCTGGTTTGCCCAGCTCTACGGCATGAGCGACAACCTCACCTACAACCTCGCCAACGCGGGCTACAACACGGCCAAATACGTACCGTACGGCCCCGTGGAAGCCGTAATGCCGTACCTGCTGCGCCGGGCCGACGAAAACACGGCCATTGCCGGCCAGAGCAGCCGGGAGTTTTTGCTGATCCAAAAAGAAATTACGCGCCGGAAGGCCCAGAAATAG
- a CDS encoding bifunctional 3-deoxy-7-phosphoheptulonate synthase/chorismate mutase type II: protein MESAIATDTFFTRLLAAKGSPLLIAGPCSAETEEQVLATARGLQALGKIDLFRAGIWKPRTRPGSFEGVGVGGLNWLRRVKQEVGLPVTVEVATPRHVEDALAYGVDVLWIGARTTVNPFAVQELADALAGTNVPVMVKNPVNPDVALWAGALERLERSGITQLAAIHRGFSTFAPSRYRNAPTWQLAIELKTRFPHLPLICDPSHIGGRRDLLLPIAQKALDLDYDGLMIETHPDPDNALSDAAQQVTPERLGEILTELKYRYRSSDNADYLNKAEELRQKMDVADREIIEALARRMSLVEELAEYKKENNVKILQMDRWNEIFTSRLQWAGKLRVNEKFVAELYKLIHLESIRKQTEIMQRPE from the coding sequence ATGGAAAGCGCAATTGCCACCGATACTTTTTTCACCCGGCTGTTGGCCGCCAAGGGCAGCCCATTGCTGATTGCGGGCCCTTGCAGCGCCGAAACAGAAGAGCAGGTGCTGGCTACGGCCCGGGGCTTGCAGGCGCTGGGTAAAATTGACTTGTTCCGGGCCGGAATCTGGAAGCCGCGCACCCGGCCTGGCTCTTTTGAGGGCGTGGGCGTAGGCGGGCTAAACTGGCTGCGGCGCGTGAAGCAGGAAGTGGGCCTGCCCGTGACGGTGGAAGTAGCCACCCCGCGCCACGTGGAAGACGCTCTGGCCTACGGCGTAGACGTGCTCTGGATTGGGGCCCGTACCACCGTCAACCCGTTTGCGGTGCAGGAGCTGGCCGATGCCCTGGCGGGTACCAACGTGCCGGTGATGGTGAAAAACCCCGTGAACCCCGACGTGGCGCTGTGGGCCGGGGCACTGGAGCGCCTGGAGCGGTCCGGCATCACACAGCTGGCCGCCATTCACCGGGGCTTCAGCACGTTTGCGCCCTCGCGCTACCGTAACGCGCCCACCTGGCAGCTGGCCATCGAGCTGAAGACGCGCTTCCCGCACCTGCCCCTGATCTGTGACCCCAGCCACATCGGGGGCCGCCGCGACCTGCTGCTGCCTATCGCGCAAAAGGCCCTCGACCTAGATTACGACGGGCTGATGATTGAAACCCACCCCGATCCGGACAATGCCCTCAGTGATGCCGCCCAGCAGGTAACGCCCGAGCGGCTGGGCGAGATTCTGACGGAGCTCAAATACCGGTACCGCTCCAGCGACAACGCCGACTATCTGAACAAGGCCGAGGAGCTACGGCAGAAAATGGACGTGGCCGACCGTGAAATCATTGAGGCGCTGGCCCGGCGCATGTCGCTGGTCGAGGAGCTGGCCGAGTACAAAAAGGAAAACAACGTCAAGATTCTGCAGATGGACCGCTGGAACGAGATTTTCACGTCGCGGCTGCAGTGGGCCGGCAAGCTGCGGGTGAACGAGAAATTCGTGGCCGAGCTCTACAAACTCATTCACCTGGAAAGCATCCGCAAGCAGACCGAAATCATGCAGCGCCCGGAATAG
- the aroB gene encoding 3-dehydroquinate synthase has protein sequence MENPDTSVVIGTHLGPQLQDLLRRPGISQVFVVVDSNTVRHCYPVLEPYLPPHTLIELPAGEEYKTLASCETIWSQLTEKSADRFAVVVNLGGGVLTDMGGFCAATYKRGIRFVQVPTTLLAQVDASVGGKTGIDFLGFKNQIGVFQQPLSVFIDPNFLATLDARQLKSGYAEVVKHWLIADADAFATQRHEGILVQDWTHVIRDSVATKQRIVDADPLESGLRKVLNFGHTVGHALESYLLLQPGREILHGEAVAAGMICESWLSAQRGMLSAAELTSIETFLFSVYEKAQFVTMETDAIAQLALQDKKNSGTTINCTLLNGIGQAVYDQPITVAEIAESLRYYHRL, from the coding sequence ATGGAAAATCCGGATACTTCCGTTGTAATAGGAACTCACCTCGGGCCGCAACTGCAGGATCTGTTGCGGCGGCCGGGCATCAGCCAGGTGTTTGTAGTAGTTGACAGCAACACCGTGCGGCACTGCTACCCGGTGCTGGAGCCCTACCTGCCGCCGCATACCCTGATTGAGCTGCCGGCCGGGGAGGAGTACAAGACCCTGGCCAGCTGCGAAACCATCTGGAGCCAGCTCACCGAAAAGTCGGCGGACCGCTTTGCCGTGGTCGTGAACCTGGGCGGTGGGGTGCTGACCGACATGGGAGGCTTCTGCGCCGCTACCTACAAGCGCGGGATTCGCTTTGTGCAGGTGCCCACCACGCTGCTGGCCCAGGTCGATGCCAGCGTGGGCGGCAAAACCGGCATCGACTTTCTGGGCTTCAAAAACCAGATTGGCGTGTTTCAGCAGCCCCTGAGCGTGTTTATTGACCCCAATTTTCTGGCCACGCTCGACGCCCGGCAGCTGAAATCGGGGTATGCCGAAGTCGTCAAGCACTGGCTTATTGCCGACGCCGACGCCTTTGCCACGCAGCGCCACGAAGGTATCCTGGTGCAGGACTGGACCCACGTTATCCGCGACTCGGTGGCCACCAAGCAGCGCATCGTGGATGCCGACCCGCTGGAATCGGGGCTGCGGAAGGTGCTCAACTTTGGCCATACCGTCGGGCATGCCCTGGAAAGCTACCTGCTGCTGCAGCCCGGCCGGGAAATTCTGCACGGCGAGGCCGTAGCGGCCGGCATGATTTGCGAGAGTTGGCTGTCGGCCCAGCGCGGCATGCTGAGCGCCGCCGAGCTGACCAGCATCGAAACCTTCTTGTTCTCGGTGTATGAAAAAGCGCAGTTTGTGACGATGGAAACCGATGCTATTGCCCAGTTAGCCCTCCAGGACAAGAAAAATAGCGGCACGACCATCAACTGCACCCTGCTCAACGGAATTGGCCAGGCCGTGTACGACCAGCCCATTACCGTAGCCGAAATTGCCGAGTCGCTGCGCTACTATCATCGGCTGTAG
- a CDS encoding YtxH domain-containing protein, which yields MKDTSGKVILSLLVGATAGAVAGLLLAPETGEETRAGLKSSASKWSDDLSRLLKEAVARINTPKTGDAATDATPAGRSAADEVLRAMSQDTGASSHATTSANTPGATDHNPAAAPNDAEPGRSL from the coding sequence ATGAAAGACACTAGCGGTAAAGTAATTCTGTCCCTGCTGGTCGGTGCCACGGCCGGCGCCGTGGCGGGCCTGTTGCTGGCCCCCGAAACCGGCGAGGAAACCCGTGCCGGCCTGAAAAGCTCCGCCTCCAAGTGGAGCGACGACCTGAGCCGGCTGCTCAAGGAAGCAGTAGCCCGCATCAACACGCCCAAAACGGGTGACGCGGCCACCGATGCCACCCCGGCAGGCCGTAGCGCCGCCGACGAAGTGCTGCGGGCCATGAGCCAGGACACGGGCGCCAGCTCCCACGCCACAACCAGCGCCAACACGCCGGGCGCCACCGACCACAACCCGGCCGCTGCCCCCAACGACGCCGAACCCGGCCGGTCGTTATAA
- a CDS encoding YtxH domain-containing protein has translation MSYHEEDNSGKILLAALAGAGAGIIAGMLMAPDKGKATRENLRNAATKYSGTLGEQLSKYGEELDAKFKGYVEKLEDMGVTGVGSSLNLKGDWNELKGKLKQQYAQLTDEDLDYTEGKGDELVGRLQGKLGKGKREITKMLNDL, from the coding sequence ATGTCGTATCACGAAGAAGACAACTCCGGTAAAATCCTTTTGGCTGCTCTGGCTGGCGCTGGCGCCGGTATCATTGCCGGTATGCTGATGGCCCCCGATAAGGGCAAAGCTACCCGCGAAAACCTGCGCAACGCCGCTACCAAATACAGCGGCACCTTGGGCGAGCAGCTCTCGAAATATGGCGAGGAGCTGGACGCCAAGTTCAAAGGCTACGTGGAGAAGCTCGAAGATATGGGCGTCACGGGCGTAGGCAGCAGCCTGAACCTAAAAGGCGACTGGAACGAGCTGAAAGGCAAGCTGAAGCAGCAGTACGCCCAGTTGACCGACGAGGACCTGGACTACACCGAAGGCAAAGGCGACGAGCTGGTTGGCCGCTTGCAGGGCAAGCTGGGCAAAGGCAAGCGCGAAATCACCAAAATGCTGAACGACCTGTAG
- a CDS encoding Kazal-type serine protease inhibitor domain-containing protein: protein MKRTLLLAGAVFGLLTACQDSDCSPTSDCIDPAKIRRDAICTADYNPVCGCDGKTYSNACAAESAGVKSYAQGGCATKPN from the coding sequence ATGAAACGCACGCTACTTCTCGCCGGGGCAGTTTTCGGCCTGCTGACCGCCTGCCAGGACTCCGACTGCTCCCCCACCTCCGACTGCATCGACCCGGCCAAGATCCGGCGGGACGCCATATGCACCGCGGACTACAACCCCGTATGCGGCTGCGATGGTAAAACCTACTCCAACGCGTGTGCGGCAGAAAGCGCGGGCGTGAAATCGTACGCGCAAGGCGGGTGCGCCACCAAGCCTAACTAG
- a CDS encoding 3-phosphoshikimate 1-carboxyvinyltransferase: MLRWNGAPLSGSAQLPASKSESNRALIIRALAGAGQLDNLSDANDTELMQRLLAEPATTATLNAEDAGTVMRFLTAYLAVTGRQVLLTGTARMRQRPIGVLVDALRQLGAQIEYTEQEGYPPLQLQGWNPALTAQEPAELSVRGDISSQYISALMMVGPQLPGGLRLRLTGKVGSRPYIRMTQSLMQHFGGQCRDLGEIIEVRLQAYQPADYTIESDWSAASYWYAMVALAPAGSSITLPGLRRHSWQGDQAIVAIMDQLGVATEFDEQGVILTQKARAAAVEQDFTDCPDLAQTVAVVAAAVGVPLVLTGLESLRIKETDRIAALQAELSKFGGALVDEGDGRFRVPVAPFTVQGQTIETYHDHRMAMAFAPLALRGPLTILAPTVVRKSYPQFWKELGKAGFDIIEQA; the protein is encoded by the coding sequence TTGCTGCGCTGGAATGGGGCGCCCCTCAGCGGTAGCGCTCAGCTGCCGGCTTCCAAAAGTGAAAGCAACCGGGCCCTTATTATCCGGGCCCTGGCCGGCGCCGGCCAGCTCGACAACCTCTCCGACGCCAACGACACCGAGCTGATGCAGCGCCTGCTGGCCGAGCCGGCGACGACGGCCACGCTCAACGCCGAGGATGCCGGCACCGTCATGCGCTTTCTGACGGCGTACCTGGCCGTCACGGGCCGGCAGGTGCTGCTCACGGGCACGGCCCGCATGCGGCAGCGCCCCATCGGCGTGCTGGTCGACGCGCTGCGCCAGCTCGGGGCCCAAATTGAATACACCGAGCAGGAAGGCTACCCGCCGCTGCAACTACAAGGCTGGAACCCGGCGCTGACGGCGCAGGAACCCGCCGAGCTGAGCGTGCGCGGCGACATCAGCAGCCAGTATATTTCGGCCCTGATGATGGTGGGCCCCCAGCTGCCCGGGGGCCTGCGCCTGCGCCTGACCGGCAAAGTCGGCTCCCGGCCCTACATCCGCATGACGCAGTCGTTGATGCAGCACTTCGGCGGCCAGTGCCGCGACCTGGGCGAGATAATCGAAGTGCGCCTCCAGGCCTACCAGCCCGCCGATTATACCATTGAGTCGGACTGGTCGGCGGCCAGCTACTGGTACGCTATGGTGGCGCTGGCTCCGGCGGGTTCCTCCATCACGCTGCCGGGCCTGCGCCGCCACTCCTGGCAGGGCGACCAGGCCATTGTGGCCATCATGGACCAGCTGGGCGTGGCCACGGAGTTCGACGAGCAGGGTGTAATACTAACGCAAAAGGCCCGTGCCGCCGCCGTCGAGCAGGATTTCACCGACTGCCCGGACCTGGCCCAAACCGTAGCCGTGGTGGCCGCCGCCGTGGGCGTGCCGCTGGTGCTGACGGGCCTGGAAAGCCTGCGCATCAAGGAAACCGACCGGATTGCGGCTTTGCAGGCGGAGTTGAGCAAGTTTGGTGGAGCCCTGGTCGATGAGGGCGACGGGCGTTTCCGCGTGCCGGTTGCCCCCTTCACCGTGCAGGGCCAAACCATTGAAACCTACCACGACCACCGCATGGCTATGGCGTTTGCCCCGCTGGCTTTGCGCGGCCCGCTCACTATTCTGGCTCCCACAGTGGTGCGCAAATCGTACCCGCAGTTCTGGAAGGAGCTGGGCAAGGCCGGCTTCGACATTATCGAGCAAGCCTGA
- a CDS encoding carboxy terminal-processing peptidase produces MSSPRLKIGLYASLVLAIFMLASYKLYRRNDATPPQKDEVLIKAMLQGLSAAHYQPEKVDDAFSKRVFDLYLKRVDYNKKFLLQSDVAQLRKFQTDIDDQVKRGTHEFLDLSTKLMEQRTKDIQSLYRDILAKPFDFTKEESFETEPDKMVFAADAAAQREEWRKYLKYQTLIRVSEMMDEQKKKKDKPLASTSVQPSAATTSEPVRTPAEMEVEARKRVLKYFDEQFKDLAQTDANERLAVYANTIANTYDPHTEYFAPRDKESFDVAMTGRFEGIGASLQEKDGQIKVTDVIPGSASYRQGELKAGDIITRVAQGAAEPVSVEGLRLDKAVALIKGKKGTEVRLTVKKPDASTKIISIIRDVVVLKETYAQSATIKENGKKIGYLRLPTFYADFNDNGGRSSAEDVKKELEKLRQENVDGVVFDLRFNGGGSLQDAVEMAGLFIDSGPVVQVRSPQGSPSILNDRDPRVQYSGPLVVLVNKYSASASEILAAAIQDYKRGVIMGSASTYGKGTVQRIFDLDDMLGDFGSLKPFGSLKLTTQKFYRINGGSTQFKGVVPDIVLPDAYSYLDQGEKESDYPLKWDEISPARYKAWNTAPPVDKLRTASQARVASSPSFKLMNEMVQRMRKRKDETMVSLKLTAFRAEQEQAKLESEKYEAVQKAAQPLTIAPLAVDIRQLGSDTVEVNRAGRFTKNLKSDITLREAVAVIKDQL; encoded by the coding sequence ATGTCTTCCCCCCGACTGAAAATAGGCCTGTATGCCTCGTTGGTGCTGGCAATCTTCATGCTTGCCTCCTATAAGCTGTACCGGCGTAATGATGCAACCCCGCCCCAGAAGGATGAGGTGTTGATTAAAGCCATGCTTCAGGGGCTAAGCGCGGCGCACTACCAGCCCGAGAAAGTAGATGATGCCTTCTCCAAACGGGTATTCGACCTGTATCTGAAGCGCGTGGACTACAACAAGAAATTCCTGTTGCAGTCGGATGTGGCCCAGCTGCGCAAGTTCCAGACCGATATCGACGACCAGGTAAAGCGTGGCACCCACGAGTTTCTGGATCTGAGCACCAAGCTGATGGAGCAGCGCACCAAGGACATTCAGAGCCTGTACCGCGACATCCTGGCCAAGCCTTTCGACTTCACGAAAGAGGAATCGTTTGAAACGGAGCCCGACAAGATGGTATTCGCCGCCGATGCTGCCGCCCAGCGCGAAGAGTGGCGCAAATACCTGAAGTATCAGACGCTGATCCGGGTATCAGAAATGATGGATGAGCAGAAAAAGAAGAAGGACAAGCCACTTGCCTCTACTTCTGTGCAGCCGTCAGCCGCTACTACTTCGGAGCCGGTGCGCACGCCCGCCGAAATGGAAGTGGAAGCCCGCAAGCGGGTGCTCAAGTATTTCGACGAGCAGTTCAAGGATCTGGCGCAGACCGACGCCAACGAGCGGCTGGCCGTGTATGCCAACACCATTGCTAATACCTACGACCCGCACACCGAGTATTTCGCGCCGCGCGACAAGGAGAGCTTTGACGTAGCCATGACCGGCCGTTTCGAAGGTATCGGTGCTTCGTTGCAGGAGAAAGATGGTCAGATTAAGGTGACGGACGTAATTCCGGGCTCGGCCTCCTACCGGCAGGGCGAGCTGAAAGCTGGCGACATTATTACCCGCGTGGCCCAGGGTGCCGCTGAGCCCGTATCGGTGGAAGGCCTGCGCCTGGATAAGGCTGTAGCGCTGATCAAAGGCAAAAAAGGCACGGAAGTACGCCTGACGGTGAAAAAGCCCGATGCCAGCACCAAAATAATTTCCATCATCCGCGACGTGGTGGTGCTGAAAGAAACCTACGCCCAGTCGGCTACCATCAAGGAAAACGGGAAAAAGATTGGCTACCTGCGTCTGCCCACTTTCTACGCTGACTTCAACGACAACGGTGGCCGTAGCTCGGCCGAGGATGTGAAGAAGGAGCTGGAGAAGCTGCGCCAGGAGAATGTGGACGGCGTCGTGTTTGACCTGCGCTTCAACGGCGGCGGCTCGCTGCAGGATGCCGTGGAAATGGCTGGTCTGTTCATCGATAGTGGCCCCGTAGTGCAGGTTCGCTCGCCCCAGGGCTCACCCAGCATCCTCAACGACCGTGACCCCCGCGTGCAGTACAGCGGCCCGCTGGTAGTGCTGGTGAACAAATACAGCGCCTCGGCTTCCGAAATTCTGGCGGCCGCCATTCAGGACTACAAGCGCGGCGTGATTATGGGCTCGGCCAGCACCTATGGCAAAGGCACCGTACAGCGCATCTTTGACCTGGACGACATGCTGGGCGACTTCGGTAGCCTGAAGCCTTTTGGCTCGCTGAAGCTTACGACGCAGAAGTTCTACCGCATCAACGGGGGCTCTACCCAGTTCAAAGGCGTGGTGCCCGATATCGTGCTGCCCGATGCCTATAGCTACCTCGACCAAGGAGAGAAGGAATCGGATTACCCGCTGAAGTGGGACGAAATTTCCCCTGCCCGCTACAAAGCCTGGAACACGGCTCCGCCGGTGGACAAGCTGCGCACCGCCAGCCAGGCCCGCGTGGCCAGCAGCCCCAGCTTTAAGCTGATGAATGAAATGGTACAGCGCATGCGCAAGCGGAAAGACGAAACGATGGTTTCGCTGAAGCTGACGGCTTTCCGGGCCGAGCAAGAGCAGGCAAAACTGGAATCGGAGAAATACGAAGCCGTGCAGAAAGCCGCCCAGCCCCTGACAATTGCCCCGCTGGCCGTTGACATCCGGCAGTTGGGCTCCGATACGGTGGAGGTGAACCGCGCTGGCCGCTTCACCAAAAACCTAAAGAGCGACATCACGCTCCGCGAAGCTGTAGCAGTCATCAAAGATCAGCTGTAG
- a CDS encoding cupin domain-containing protein, whose protein sequence is MSEKRYFRQQNPFRVPTTDGKLIEEHIGLASTQTCAYSVAHMVAPPQWSEPHQNPQFDEITIVVRGRKRFEVDSDIIELGAGESLLIKAGARVRYSNPFDAECEYWSICVPAFSMDTVHREE, encoded by the coding sequence ATGTCCGAAAAACGGTATTTCCGTCAGCAGAACCCCTTCCGCGTGCCCACCACCGACGGCAAGCTGATTGAAGAGCACATTGGCCTGGCCAGCACCCAGACGTGCGCCTACAGCGTGGCCCACATGGTGGCGCCGCCCCAGTGGAGTGAGCCCCACCAGAACCCGCAGTTCGATGAAATCACCATCGTGGTGCGGGGCCGTAAGCGGTTTGAAGTCGATAGCGACATCATTGAGCTGGGTGCCGGCGAATCGCTGCTGATTAAGGCCGGGGCCCGGGTGCGCTACTCCAACCCCTTCGATGCCGAGTGCGAGTACTGGTCGATCTGCGTGCCCGCCTTCTCGATGGACACGGTGCACCGCGAAGAGTAG
- a CDS encoding Kazal-type serine protease inhibitor family protein, with protein sequence MFRTGAALLLLSSLLACNRATPPTAAGPACIDPTKIRQDAMCTMDYNPVCGCDGKTYGNACVATNAGVTSFTKGECPPASTTN encoded by the coding sequence ATGTTCCGAACTGGTGCAGCCTTGCTGCTGCTTTCCTCGCTGCTGGCCTGCAACCGGGCCACCCCGCCCACTGCCGCCGGCCCGGCCTGCATCGACCCCACCAAGATCCGGCAGGACGCCATGTGCACCATGGACTACAACCCGGTATGCGGCTGCGACGGCAAAACCTACGGCAATGCCTGCGTGGCCACCAATGCCGGCGTCACGTCCTTCACCAAGGGGGAATGCCCGCCCGCTTCCACCACCAACTAA
- the lysS gene encoding lysine--tRNA ligase produces MQHLSEQEQIRRQKLEELQKLGIEPYPSELFDVNFYAQEILDNYHPELNNFQEVSLAGRLMSIRVKGKASFAELQDASGRIQLYINRDEICPGEDKELYNTVFKKLLDLGDFIGVKGRVFVTMVGETSIHVTGLTVLSKSLRPLPVVKERVDEATGEKITYDAFTDPEARYRQRYVDLVVNPHVRDAFIKRTQLVQAMRNYLNDKGYLEVETPILQPLYGGAAARPFKTHHNTLDMTLYLRIANELYLKRLIVGGFDGVYEFSKDFRNEGMSRFHNPEFTQMELYVAYKDYYWMMDLVEEMVERVALALHGKTEVQVGDNLINFQRPWKRFTMAESIEHFTGFNIDGKSEDELRAAAKELKVGLDPSMGKAKIIDEIFGEHVEPKLIQPTFITDYPVEMSPLAKKHRSKPGLVERFEAICNGKEICNAFSELNDPIDQRQRFEDQLELGKRGDTEAMVLDEDFLRALEYGMPPTAGLGIGIDRLSMIMTNSNSIQDVLFFPQMKPEYSKSENAPHPEGGE; encoded by the coding sequence ATGCAGCACCTCAGCGAACAGGAACAGATACGCCGCCAGAAGCTGGAGGAACTTCAGAAGCTCGGCATTGAGCCGTATCCGTCCGAGCTATTCGATGTCAACTTCTACGCCCAGGAAATCCTCGACAACTACCACCCCGAGCTTAACAACTTCCAAGAAGTAAGCCTGGCGGGCCGGCTGATGTCGATTCGGGTGAAGGGTAAGGCCTCGTTTGCCGAGCTGCAGGACGCCTCAGGTCGTATTCAGCTCTACATCAACCGGGACGAAATCTGCCCCGGCGAAGACAAGGAGCTGTACAACACCGTGTTCAAGAAGCTGCTCGACCTGGGCGACTTTATCGGGGTAAAAGGCCGCGTGTTCGTCACGATGGTAGGCGAAACCTCGATCCACGTAACGGGCCTGACGGTGCTCAGCAAGAGCCTGCGCCCTTTGCCCGTAGTAAAAGAGCGGGTAGACGAAGCTACCGGCGAGAAAATTACCTACGACGCCTTCACCGACCCCGAGGCCCGCTACCGTCAGCGCTATGTGGACCTGGTGGTAAACCCGCACGTGCGCGACGCTTTTATTAAGCGGACCCAGCTGGTGCAGGCCATGCGCAACTACCTCAACGACAAAGGCTACCTCGAAGTCGAAACCCCGATTCTGCAGCCGCTGTACGGGGGTGCGGCGGCCCGGCCCTTCAAGACCCACCACAACACGCTGGACATGACGCTCTACCTGCGCATTGCCAACGAGCTGTACCTCAAGCGCCTCATCGTGGGCGGCTTCGACGGGGTCTACGAATTTTCCAAAGACTTCCGCAACGAGGGCATGTCGCGGTTTCACAACCCGGAGTTCACCCAGATGGAGCTCTACGTGGCCTACAAGGACTACTACTGGATGATGGATCTGGTGGAGGAAATGGTGGAGCGCGTAGCCCTGGCCCTGCACGGCAAAACCGAAGTGCAGGTCGGCGACAACCTCATCAACTTCCAGCGTCCCTGGAAGCGCTTCACGATGGCCGAGTCCATTGAGCACTTCACCGGCTTCAACATCGACGGCAAGAGCGAAGACGAGCTGCGCGCCGCCGCCAAGGAGCTGAAAGTGGGCCTCGACCCAAGCATGGGCAAGGCCAAGATCATCGACGAAATCTTCGGGGAGCACGTGGAGCCCAAGCTAATTCAGCCCACATTCATCACCGACTACCCCGTGGAAATGTCGCCGCTGGCCAAGAAGCACCGCTCGAAGCCGGGTTTGGTGGAGCGCTTCGAGGCGATTTGCAACGGCAAGGAAATCTGCAACGCCTTCAGTGAGCTCAACGACCCCATCGACCAGCGCCAGCGCTTCGAGGACCAATTGGAGCTGGGCAAGCGCGGCGACACCGAGGCTATGGTGCTCGACGAAGACTTCCTACGGGCCCTGGAGTACGGCATGCCGCCCACGGCCGGCCTGGGCATCGGCATCGACCGCCTGAGTATGATTATGACCAACTCCAACTCGATTCAGGACGTGCTGTTCTTTCCGCAGATGAAGCCGGAATACAGCAAGTCGGAAAACGCGCCGCACCCGGAAGGAGGCGAATAA